In a single window of the Ciconia boyciana chromosome 7, ASM3463844v1, whole genome shotgun sequence genome:
- the PRKAB2 gene encoding 5'-AMP-activated protein kinase subunit beta-2 isoform X1, producing the protein MGNTTSDRVSGERHGSKSHRSDGSGAPHPAKEHPHKIMVGSTDDPSVFSSHDSKIPGDKEFVSWQPDLEESVKPSQQARPTVIRWADGGKEVFISGSFNNWSTKIPLIKSHNDFVAILDLPEGEHQYKFFVDGQWVHDPSEPVVTSQMGTINNLIHVKKSDFEVFDALKVDSLESSETSGRDLSSSPPGPYGQEMYVYRPEERFKSPPILPPHLLQVILNKDTNISCDPALLPEPNHVMLNHLYALSIKDGVMVLSATHRYKKKYVTTLLYKPI; encoded by the exons ATGGGGAACACCACCAGTGACCGAGTGTCTGGGGAGCGCCATGGCTCCAAGTCCCACCGCTCGGATGGCTCtggtgccccccaccccgccaaGGAGCACCCGCACAAAATCATGGTGGGCAGCACCGACGACCCCAGTGTTTTCAGCTCCCACGACTCCAAG ATTCCTGGGGACAAGGAGTTTGTGTCGTGGCAGCCAGATCTGGAGGAGTCAGTGAAACCGTCCCAACAGGCTCGTCCCACTGTCATCCGCTGGGCCGATGGAGGCAAAGAGGTCTTCATCTCTGGATCTTTCAACAACTGGAGCACCAAGATCCCACTTATCAAGAG CCACAATGACTTTGTCGCTATCCTGGACCTCCCAGAAGGAGAGCACCAGTACAAATTTTTTGTGGACGGCCAGTGGGTCCATGACCCATCTGAG CCTgtggtcaccagccagatggGGACGATTAACAACCTGATTCACGTCAAAAAGTCTGACTTTGAGGTGTTCGATGCTTTGAAGGTGGATTCCCTGGAGAGCTCAGAAACCTCAGGTCGGG ACTTATCAAGCTCACCGCCTGGTCCTTATGGCCAAGAGATGTACGTATACCGGCCTGAGGAGCGCTTCAAATCCCCACCCATCCTCCCGCCTCACCTCCTCCAGGTCATCCTCAACAAGGACACCAATATCTCG TGTgacccagcactgctgcccGAACCCAACCACGTCATGCTCAATCACCTCTACGCACTTTCCATCAAG GATGGCGTGATGGTGCTCAGTGCCACGCACCGCTACAAGAAGAAGTACGTCACCACGCTGCTGTACAAGCCCATCTGA
- the PRKAB2 gene encoding 5'-AMP-activated protein kinase subunit beta-2 isoform X3, with protein sequence MGNTTSDRVSGERHGSKSHRSDGSGAPHPAKEHPHKIMVGSTDDPSVFSSHDSKIPGDKEFVSWQPDLEESVKPSQQARPTVIRWADGGKEVFISGSFNNWSTKIPLIKSHNDFVAILDLPEGEHQYKFFVDGQWVHDPSEVDSLESSETSGRDLSSSPPGPYGQEMYVYRPEERFKSPPILPPHLLQVILNKDTNISCDPALLPEPNHVMLNHLYALSIKDGVMVLSATHRYKKKYVTTLLYKPI encoded by the exons ATGGGGAACACCACCAGTGACCGAGTGTCTGGGGAGCGCCATGGCTCCAAGTCCCACCGCTCGGATGGCTCtggtgccccccaccccgccaaGGAGCACCCGCACAAAATCATGGTGGGCAGCACCGACGACCCCAGTGTTTTCAGCTCCCACGACTCCAAG ATTCCTGGGGACAAGGAGTTTGTGTCGTGGCAGCCAGATCTGGAGGAGTCAGTGAAACCGTCCCAACAGGCTCGTCCCACTGTCATCCGCTGGGCCGATGGAGGCAAAGAGGTCTTCATCTCTGGATCTTTCAACAACTGGAGCACCAAGATCCCACTTATCAAGAG CCACAATGACTTTGTCGCTATCCTGGACCTCCCAGAAGGAGAGCACCAGTACAAATTTTTTGTGGACGGCCAGTGGGTCCATGACCCATCTGAG GTGGATTCCCTGGAGAGCTCAGAAACCTCAGGTCGGG ACTTATCAAGCTCACCGCCTGGTCCTTATGGCCAAGAGATGTACGTATACCGGCCTGAGGAGCGCTTCAAATCCCCACCCATCCTCCCGCCTCACCTCCTCCAGGTCATCCTCAACAAGGACACCAATATCTCG TGTgacccagcactgctgcccGAACCCAACCACGTCATGCTCAATCACCTCTACGCACTTTCCATCAAG GATGGCGTGATGGTGCTCAGTGCCACGCACCGCTACAAGAAGAAGTACGTCACCACGCTGCTGTACAAGCCCATCTGA
- the PRKAB2 gene encoding 5'-AMP-activated protein kinase subunit beta-2 isoform X2, giving the protein MGNTTSDRVSGERHGSKSHRSDGSGAPHPAKEHPHKIMVGSTDDPSVFSSHDSKIPGDKEFVSWQPDLEESVKPSQQARPTVIRWADGGKEVFISGSFNNWSTKIPLIKSHNDFVAILDLPEGEHQYKFFVDGQWVHDPSEPVVTSQMGTINNLIHVKKSDFEVFDALKVDSLESSETSDLSSSPPGPYGQEMYVYRPEERFKSPPILPPHLLQVILNKDTNISCDPALLPEPNHVMLNHLYALSIKDGVMVLSATHRYKKKYVTTLLYKPI; this is encoded by the exons ATGGGGAACACCACCAGTGACCGAGTGTCTGGGGAGCGCCATGGCTCCAAGTCCCACCGCTCGGATGGCTCtggtgccccccaccccgccaaGGAGCACCCGCACAAAATCATGGTGGGCAGCACCGACGACCCCAGTGTTTTCAGCTCCCACGACTCCAAG ATTCCTGGGGACAAGGAGTTTGTGTCGTGGCAGCCAGATCTGGAGGAGTCAGTGAAACCGTCCCAACAGGCTCGTCCCACTGTCATCCGCTGGGCCGATGGAGGCAAAGAGGTCTTCATCTCTGGATCTTTCAACAACTGGAGCACCAAGATCCCACTTATCAAGAG CCACAATGACTTTGTCGCTATCCTGGACCTCCCAGAAGGAGAGCACCAGTACAAATTTTTTGTGGACGGCCAGTGGGTCCATGACCCATCTGAG CCTgtggtcaccagccagatggGGACGATTAACAACCTGATTCACGTCAAAAAGTCTGACTTTGAGGTGTTCGATGCTTTGAAGGTGGATTCCCTGGAGAGCTCAGAAACCTCAG ACTTATCAAGCTCACCGCCTGGTCCTTATGGCCAAGAGATGTACGTATACCGGCCTGAGGAGCGCTTCAAATCCCCACCCATCCTCCCGCCTCACCTCCTCCAGGTCATCCTCAACAAGGACACCAATATCTCG TGTgacccagcactgctgcccGAACCCAACCACGTCATGCTCAATCACCTCTACGCACTTTCCATCAAG GATGGCGTGATGGTGCTCAGTGCCACGCACCGCTACAAGAAGAAGTACGTCACCACGCTGCTGTACAAGCCCATCTGA
- the LOC140654416 gene encoding flavin-containing monooxygenase 5-like isoform X1, translating into MVKKVAIIGGGSSGLCAIKACLQEGLEPVCFERTGDIGGLWRFEERPEEGRASIYRSVIINTSKEMMCFSDFPIPSDFPNYMHNSKIMEYFRMYARRFDLLRHIRFMTSVCRVAKRPDFATTGQWEVVTESEGKQEAAVFDAVLVCTGHHTEAHLPLSTFPGIEKFKGHYLHSREYKDAQDFTDKRVVVIGIGNSGSDLAVEISHTAKQVFLSTRRGAWILNRVGDQGYPIDVIFTTRMKMFLKKLLSPSMVSDFTEKQLNARFNHSHYGLKPKHRILHQHPTINDDLPNRIISGRVLVKPNVQEFTEMSAIFEDGTREDIDAVVFATGYSFSFPFLEGCVKVVENQIALYKFMFPPDLEKPTLAFIGLIQPLGAIMPISELQCRWATRVFKGLNKLPPQHDMEADIKQKREAMAKQYVKSQRHTIQVDYIPYMDELACQVGVKPNLLTLFLTDPKLALEVAFGPCTPYQYRLRGPGEWAGAREAILTQWQRIIKPLQTRHVEEHPSAPAVPLVFKLVVAVAVLAVVFAYL; encoded by the exons ATGGTGAAGAAGGTGGCCATCATCGGAGGGGGCAGCAGCGGGCTGTGCGCCATCAAAGCCTGCCTGCAAGAGGGGCTGGAGCCCGTCTGCTTTGAGAGGACCGGGGACATCGGAGGGCTCTGGAGGTTTGAG GAGCGCCCCGAGGAGGGCCGCGCCAGCATCTACCGCTCTGTCATCATCAACACCTCCAAGGAGATGATGTGCTTCAGCGACTTCCCCATCCCCAGCGACTTCCCCAACTACATGCACAACTCCAAGATCATGGAGTACTTTCGCATGTACGCCCGGCGCTTTGACCTGCTCCGCCACATCCGTTTCATG ACCAGCGTGTGCCGCGTGGCCAAGCGCCCCGACTTTGCCACCACGGGCCAGTGGGAGGTGGTGACAGAGAGCGAGGGGAAGCAGGAGGCGGCCGTGTTCGATGCCGTGCTGGTGTGCACTGGGCACCACACCGAGGCACACCTCCCGCTGAGCACCTTCCCAG GCATCGAGAAGTTCAAGGGCCACTACCTCCACAGCCGAGAATACAAGGATGCCCAGGATTTCACTGACAAGAGGGTCGTTGTCATTGGGATTGGGAATTCGGGGTCGGACCTTGCCGTGGAGATCAGCCACACGGCCAAGCAg GTCTTCCTTAGCACCCGCCGGGGCGCATGGATCCTCAACCGTGTTGGAGATCAGGGCTACCCCATCGACGTCATCTTCACCACCCGCATGAAAATGTTCCTGAAGAAGCTGCTGAGCCCATCCATGGTGAGCGACttcacagagaagcagctgaacGCGAGGTTCAACCACTCGCACTACGGCCTGAAGCCAAAGCACAG GATCCTTCACCAGCACCCAACCATCAACGACGACCTGCCCAACCGCATCATTTCAGGCAGGGTGCTGGTGAAGCCGAATGTCCAGGAGTTCACAGAGATGTCTGCCATCTTCGAGGACGGCACCAGGGAAGACATCGACGCCGTGGTCTTTGCCACGGGATacagcttctccttccccttcctcgaGGGCTGCGTGAAGGTCGTGGAGAACCAGATCGCCCTCTACAAATTCATGTTCCCCCCTGACCTGGAGAAGCCAACGCTGGCTTTCATCGGCCTTATCCAGCCCCTGGGCGCCATCATGCCCATCTCCGAGCTCCAGTGTCGCTGGGCCACCCGCGTCTTCAAGG GGCTGAACAAGCTGCCCCCACAGCATGACATGGAGGCTGACAtcaagcagaagagagaagcaatgGCAAAGCA GTACGTGAAGAGCCAGCGGCACACCATCCAGGTGGATTACATCCCCTACATGGACGAGCTCGCCTGCCAGGTGGGGGTCAAGCCCAACCTGCTCACCCTCTTCCTCACCGACCCCAAGCTGGCACTGGAGGTGGCCTTCGGGCCCTGCACGCCGTACCAGTACCGCCTGCGGGGCCCGGGCGAGTGGGCGGGCGCCAGGGAGGCCATCCTCACCCAGTGGCAGCGCATCATCAAGCCCCTGCAGACACGGCATGTGGAGGAGCACCCCTCGGCCCCTGCCGTGCCCCTTGTCTTCAAGCTGGTCGTGGCTGTGGCCGTCCTCGCCGTCGTTTTTGCTTACTTGTAG
- the LOC140654416 gene encoding flavin-containing monooxygenase 5-like isoform X2, protein MVKKVAIIGGGSSGLCAIKACLQEGLEPVCFERTGDIGGLWRFEERPEEGRASIYRSVIINTSKEMMCFSDFPIPSDFPNYMHNSKIMEYFRMYARRFDLLRHIRFMASRSSRATTSTAENTRMPRISLTRGSLSLGLGIRGRTLPWRSATRPSSTRRGAWILNRVGDQGYPIDVIFTTRMKMFLKKLLSPSMVSDFTEKQLNARFNHSHYGLKPKHRILHQHPTINDDLPNRIISGRVLVKPNVQEFTEMSAIFEDGTREDIDAVVFATGYSFSFPFLEGCVKVVENQIALYKFMFPPDLEKPTLAFIGLIQPLGAIMPISELQCRWATRVFKGLNKLPPQHDMEADIKQKREAMAKQYVKSQRHTIQVDYIPYMDELACQVGVKPNLLTLFLTDPKLALEVAFGPCTPYQYRLRGPGEWAGAREAILTQWQRIIKPLQTRHVEEHPSAPAVPLVFKLVVAVAVLAVVFAYL, encoded by the exons ATGGTGAAGAAGGTGGCCATCATCGGAGGGGGCAGCAGCGGGCTGTGCGCCATCAAAGCCTGCCTGCAAGAGGGGCTGGAGCCCGTCTGCTTTGAGAGGACCGGGGACATCGGAGGGCTCTGGAGGTTTGAG GAGCGCCCCGAGGAGGGCCGCGCCAGCATCTACCGCTCTGTCATCATCAACACCTCCAAGGAGATGATGTGCTTCAGCGACTTCCCCATCCCCAGCGACTTCCCCAACTACATGCACAACTCCAAGATCATGGAGTACTTTCGCATGTACGCCCGGCGCTTTGACCTGCTCCGCCACATCCGTTTCATG GCATCGAGAAGTTCAAGGGCCACTACCTCCACAGCCGAGAATACAAGGATGCCCAGGATTTCACTGACAAGAGGGTCGTTGTCATTGGGATTGGGAATTCGGGGTCGGACCTTGCCGTGGAGATCAGCCACACGGCCAAGCAg CACCCGCCGGGGCGCATGGATCCTCAACCGTGTTGGAGATCAGGGCTACCCCATCGACGTCATCTTCACCACCCGCATGAAAATGTTCCTGAAGAAGCTGCTGAGCCCATCCATGGTGAGCGACttcacagagaagcagctgaacGCGAGGTTCAACCACTCGCACTACGGCCTGAAGCCAAAGCACAG GATCCTTCACCAGCACCCAACCATCAACGACGACCTGCCCAACCGCATCATTTCAGGCAGGGTGCTGGTGAAGCCGAATGTCCAGGAGTTCACAGAGATGTCTGCCATCTTCGAGGACGGCACCAGGGAAGACATCGACGCCGTGGTCTTTGCCACGGGATacagcttctccttccccttcctcgaGGGCTGCGTGAAGGTCGTGGAGAACCAGATCGCCCTCTACAAATTCATGTTCCCCCCTGACCTGGAGAAGCCAACGCTGGCTTTCATCGGCCTTATCCAGCCCCTGGGCGCCATCATGCCCATCTCCGAGCTCCAGTGTCGCTGGGCCACCCGCGTCTTCAAGG GGCTGAACAAGCTGCCCCCACAGCATGACATGGAGGCTGACAtcaagcagaagagagaagcaatgGCAAAGCA GTACGTGAAGAGCCAGCGGCACACCATCCAGGTGGATTACATCCCCTACATGGACGAGCTCGCCTGCCAGGTGGGGGTCAAGCCCAACCTGCTCACCCTCTTCCTCACCGACCCCAAGCTGGCACTGGAGGTGGCCTTCGGGCCCTGCACGCCGTACCAGTACCGCCTGCGGGGCCCGGGCGAGTGGGCGGGCGCCAGGGAGGCCATCCTCACCCAGTGGCAGCGCATCATCAAGCCCCTGCAGACACGGCATGTGGAGGAGCACCCCTCGGCCCCTGCCGTGCCCCTTGTCTTCAAGCTGGTCGTGGCTGTGGCCGTCCTCGCCGTCGTTTTTGCTTACTTGTAG
- the LOC140654416 gene encoding flavin-containing monooxygenase 5-like isoform X3, with protein sequence MPRISLTRGSLSLGLGIRGRTLPWRSATRPSSTRRGAWILNRVGDQGYPIDVIFTTRMKMFLKKLLSPSMVSDFTEKQLNARFNHSHYGLKPKHRILHQHPTINDDLPNRIISGRVLVKPNVQEFTEMSAIFEDGTREDIDAVVFATGYSFSFPFLEGCVKVVENQIALYKFMFPPDLEKPTLAFIGLIQPLGAIMPISELQCRWATRVFKGLNKLPPQHDMEADIKQKREAMAKQYVKSQRHTIQVDYIPYMDELACQVGVKPNLLTLFLTDPKLALEVAFGPCTPYQYRLRGPGEWAGAREAILTQWQRIIKPLQTRHVEEHPSAPAVPLVFKLVVAVAVLAVVFAYL encoded by the exons ATGCCCAGGATTTCACTGACAAGAGGGTCGTTGTCATTGGGATTGGGAATTCGGGGTCGGACCTTGCCGTGGAGATCAGCCACACGGCCAAGCAg CACCCGCCGGGGCGCATGGATCCTCAACCGTGTTGGAGATCAGGGCTACCCCATCGACGTCATCTTCACCACCCGCATGAAAATGTTCCTGAAGAAGCTGCTGAGCCCATCCATGGTGAGCGACttcacagagaagcagctgaacGCGAGGTTCAACCACTCGCACTACGGCCTGAAGCCAAAGCACAG GATCCTTCACCAGCACCCAACCATCAACGACGACCTGCCCAACCGCATCATTTCAGGCAGGGTGCTGGTGAAGCCGAATGTCCAGGAGTTCACAGAGATGTCTGCCATCTTCGAGGACGGCACCAGGGAAGACATCGACGCCGTGGTCTTTGCCACGGGATacagcttctccttccccttcctcgaGGGCTGCGTGAAGGTCGTGGAGAACCAGATCGCCCTCTACAAATTCATGTTCCCCCCTGACCTGGAGAAGCCAACGCTGGCTTTCATCGGCCTTATCCAGCCCCTGGGCGCCATCATGCCCATCTCCGAGCTCCAGTGTCGCTGGGCCACCCGCGTCTTCAAGG GGCTGAACAAGCTGCCCCCACAGCATGACATGGAGGCTGACAtcaagcagaagagagaagcaatgGCAAAGCA GTACGTGAAGAGCCAGCGGCACACCATCCAGGTGGATTACATCCCCTACATGGACGAGCTCGCCTGCCAGGTGGGGGTCAAGCCCAACCTGCTCACCCTCTTCCTCACCGACCCCAAGCTGGCACTGGAGGTGGCCTTCGGGCCCTGCACGCCGTACCAGTACCGCCTGCGGGGCCCGGGCGAGTGGGCGGGCGCCAGGGAGGCCATCCTCACCCAGTGGCAGCGCATCATCAAGCCCCTGCAGACACGGCATGTGGAGGAGCACCCCTCGGCCCCTGCCGTGCCCCTTGTCTTCAAGCTGGTCGTGGCTGTGGCCGTCCTCGCCGTCGTTTTTGCTTACTTGTAG